The following proteins are co-located in the Rattus norvegicus strain BN/NHsdMcwi chromosome X, GRCr8, whole genome shotgun sequence genome:
- the Sms gene encoding spermine synthase, whose amino-acid sequence MAAARHSTLDFTLGAKADGEAILKGLQSIFQEQGMAESVHTWQDHGYLATYTNKNGSFANLRIYPHGLVLLDLQSYDSDVQGKQETDCLLNKIEEKMKELSQDSTGRVKRLPPIVRGGAIDRYWPTADGRLVEYDIDEVVYDEDSPYQNIKILHSKQFGNILILSGDVNLAESDLAYTRAIMGNGKEDYTGKDVLILGGGDGGILCEIVKLKPKMVTMVEIDQMVIDGCKKYMRRTCGDVLDNLKGDCYQVLIEDCIPVLKRYAKEGREFDYVINDLTAVPISTSPEEDSTWEFLRLILDLSMKVLKQDGKYFTQGNCVNLTEALSLYEEQLGRLYCPVEFSKEIVCVPSYLELWVFYTVWKKAKP is encoded by the exons CTGATGGTGAGGCCATTCTGAAAGGCCTTCAGTCCATCTTTCAGGAGCAGGGGATGGCAGAGTCGGTGCACACCTGGCAGGACCATGGGTATTTAGCAACCTACACGAACAAGAATGGCAG CTTTGCCAATTTGAGAATTTATCCACATGGATTGGTGTTGCTGGACCTTCAGAGTTACGACAGTGATGTGCAAGGCAAACAAGAAACTGACTgc CTTTtgaataaaatagaagaaaaaatgaaagaattgagTCAAGACAGTACTGGTCGGGTGAAGCG ATTACCACCCATAGTTCGAGGAGGGGCCATTGACAGATACTGGCCTACTGCTGACGGGCGCCTGGTTGAGTATGACATAGATGAAGTGGTGTATGACGAAGACTCACCTTATCAGAACATTAAAATTCTTCACTCAAAGCAGTTTGGGAATATTCTCATCCTCAGCGGGGATGTTA ATTTGGCAGAGAGTGACTTGGCATATACCAGGGCCATCATGGGCAATGGTAAAGAAGACTACACTGGCAAAGATGTACTGATTCTGGGAGGCGGCGATGGAGGCATATTATGTGAAAttgtcaaactgaaaccaaagatGGTCACTATGGTAGAG ATTGACCAGATGGTAATTGATGGATGTAAGAAATACATGCGCAGAACATGTGGAGATGTCTTAGACAATCTTAAAGGAGATTGCTATCAG GTTCTTATAGAAGACTGTATTCCAGTACTGAAGAGGTACgccaaagaagggagagagtttGATTATGTGATTAATGATTTGACAGCTGTCCCTATCTCTACATCTCCAGAAGAAG ATTCCACATGGGAGTTTCTCAGACTGATTCTTGACCTGTCAATGAAGGTTCTGAAACAGGATGGAAAATATTTCACACAG GGGAactgtgtcaacttgactgaaGCCCTGTCGCTCTATGAAGAACAGCTGGGGCGCCTGTATTGTCCTGTGGAATTCTCAAAAGAGATTGTCTGTGTCCCTTCATACTTGGAATT GTGGGTATTTTACACTGTTTGGAAGAAAGCTAAGCCTTAA